In Xenorhabdus nematophila ATCC 19061, one DNA window encodes the following:
- the maeB gene encoding NADP-dependent oxaloacetate-decarboxylating malate dehydrogenase has product MDEKLKQSALDFHEFPQPGKITVTPTKPLTTQRDLALAYSPGVAAPCLEIAKDPLAAYKYTARGNLVAVISNGSAVLGLGNIGALAGKPVMEGKGVLFKKFSGIDVFDIEVDESNPDQLIDIIAALEPTFGGINLEDIKAPECFYIEQKLRERMNIPVFHDDQHGTAIICTAAVLNGLRVVDKEISAVRLVVSGAGAASIACMNLLVALGLKRENIVVCDSKGVIYRGRDENMEKTKADYAIEDNGSRTLADVIPGADIFLGCSGPGVLTQDMVKIMAKAPLIMALANPEPEILPPLAKEVRPDAIICTGRSDFPNQVNNVLCFPFIFRGALDVGATTINEEMKLACVHAIADLALAEQSQEVASAYGNQDLFFGPDYIIPKPFDPRLIVKIAPAVAKAAMESGVATRPIADFGAYIEKLNEFVYKTNLFMKPIFSQAKKEKKRIVLAEGEDLRVLHATQELVSLELAFPILIGRPSVIDMRIKKQGLHIEAGKDFEVVNNENDPRFKEYWQEYYQMMKRRGVSQEQARRTVIGNPTLIGAIMVHRGEADGLICGTVGGYSEHYQVVKDIFGFRQGVHTAGAMNALMLPMGNTFIADTYVNEDPSPEELAEITLMAAETVRRFGIEPKVALLSRSSFGSSDCDSAQKMRKTLELVQQMAPSLEIDGEMHGDAALVESIRRDIMPDSPLKGSANLLIMPNMEAARISYNLLRVTSSDGVTVGPVLMGVSKPVHVLTPIASVRRIVNMVALAAVEAQTNPL; this is encoded by the coding sequence ATGGACGAAAAGTTAAAACAAAGTGCTCTTGATTTTCACGAATTCCCACAACCAGGAAAAATCACAGTTACACCGACTAAGCCATTGACAACACAACGTGATTTGGCACTTGCATATTCGCCGGGCGTGGCTGCGCCTTGTCTTGAAATAGCAAAAGATCCGTTGGCAGCTTATAAATATACTGCCCGCGGCAACCTTGTTGCGGTGATCTCCAACGGTAGTGCAGTTTTAGGACTGGGTAATATCGGTGCATTGGCGGGTAAACCGGTTATGGAAGGTAAAGGAGTCCTGTTCAAGAAATTCTCTGGCATTGATGTTTTTGACATTGAAGTGGATGAATCTAATCCAGATCAGTTGATTGATATCATTGCGGCTCTGGAGCCCACTTTTGGGGGTATCAACCTTGAAGATATCAAAGCGCCGGAGTGTTTTTATATTGAACAGAAACTGCGTGAACGTATGAACATTCCTGTATTCCATGATGATCAGCATGGTACGGCCATTATCTGTACTGCTGCGGTATTGAATGGATTACGGGTTGTTGATAAAGAGATTAGCGCTGTTCGTCTGGTTGTATCGGGTGCTGGGGCAGCCTCGATTGCCTGCATGAACCTGCTGGTGGCGTTGGGTCTGAAACGTGAAAATATTGTCGTTTGTGACTCGAAAGGGGTTATCTACCGTGGCCGCGACGAAAACATGGAAAAGACCAAAGCGGATTATGCCATTGAAGACAATGGCAGCCGTACATTAGCCGATGTTATCCCGGGCGCTGATATTTTCCTGGGTTGTTCAGGGCCGGGCGTGCTGACACAGGACATGGTCAAAATCATGGCGAAAGCCCCGCTTATCATGGCATTAGCCAACCCAGAACCGGAAATTTTACCTCCATTAGCAAAAGAAGTTCGTCCTGATGCGATTATTTGTACGGGTCGTTCCGATTTTCCTAATCAGGTGAATAACGTCCTTTGTTTCCCGTTTATCTTCCGCGGAGCCTTGGATGTTGGGGCGACGACGATTAATGAGGAAATGAAACTTGCCTGTGTCCACGCTATTGCAGATTTGGCTCTGGCCGAACAAAGTCAGGAAGTGGCTTCCGCTTATGGCAATCAAGATCTGTTCTTTGGCCCTGACTACATCATTCCTAAACCGTTTGATCCCCGTCTGATTGTAAAAATTGCGCCGGCTGTCGCAAAAGCGGCAATGGAATCCGGTGTTGCAACACGCCCTATTGCTGATTTTGGTGCGTATATTGAGAAGCTCAATGAGTTTGTCTATAAAACCAATTTGTTCATGAAACCCATTTTCTCCCAAGCGAAAAAAGAGAAAAAACGGATTGTGTTGGCAGAAGGCGAAGATCTTCGCGTACTGCATGCGACACAGGAACTCGTTTCTCTTGAACTGGCATTCCCAATCTTAATTGGGCGTCCTAGTGTGATTGATATGCGAATCAAGAAACAAGGTCTGCATATTGAAGCAGGGAAAGATTTTGAAGTGGTGAACAACGAAAATGACCCACGTTTCAAAGAGTATTGGCAAGAATATTATCAAATGATGAAACGCCGCGGTGTTTCTCAAGAGCAGGCTCGTCGTACTGTGATTGGCAATCCTACACTGATCGGAGCCATCATGGTGCATCGTGGTGAAGCTGACGGGCTGATTTGTGGTACTGTCGGTGGCTATAGTGAACATTACCAAGTTGTGAAAGACATCTTTGGTTTCCGTCAGGGAGTACATACTGCCGGTGCAATGAATGCCTTGATGTTGCCAATGGGAAATACTTTTATTGCCGATACCTATGTCAATGAAGATCCCAGCCCGGAAGAATTGGCAGAAATTACCTTGATGGCCGCTGAAACCGTTCGTCGTTTTGGTATTGAACCTAAAGTCGCGCTGTTATCACGCTCAAGTTTTGGCTCTTCTGATTGTGATTCCGCACAAAAAATGCGTAAGACACTGGAATTGGTTCAGCAAATGGCACCGTCGCTTGAAATCGATGGTGAAATGCACGGAGATGCGGCTTTGGTGGAAAGTATCCGCCGTGACATCATGCCGGACAGCCCGCTGAAAGGGTCTGCGAATTTGTTGATCATGCCAAATATGGAAGCGGCTCGTATCAGCTATAACCTGCTGCGAGTCACCAGCTCGGATGGGGTCACAGTCGGGCCAGTTCTGATGGGGGTATCGAAGCCTGTCCATGTTCTGACACCGATTGCCTCTGTGCGTCGTATCGTCAATATGGTGGCATTAGCTGCTGTTGAGGCACAAACTAACCCGCTATAA
- a CDS encoding YpfN family protein: MYWLIKDYWWVVLLVLVGIIVNAIKALNRIDQKRFLDNKPKLPPHRDFNDQWDDEDNWPRQDRKK; this comes from the coding sequence ATGTATTGGTTAATAAAAGATTATTGGTGGGTTGTTCTGCTGGTTCTTGTCGGCATTATTGTTAATGCGATAAAAGCGTTAAACCGTATCGATCAAAAACGTTTTTTAGACAATAAACCGAAATTACCTCCCCACCGGGATTTTAACGATCAATGGGATGATGAGGACAATTGGCCTCGACAGGATCGTAAGAAATAA
- a CDS encoding response regulator, giving the protein MHNHSVMIIDDHPIIRHGLKGLIELERELIVTAETDNGEDAINIACQIKPDIILIDLKIHGLSGIDTIKSLRRKGLDSYILVLSDSDNRSDIYDAVDAGANGYLLKDIELDPLLSNIKKAIDGHAVFSEKVHQYLSTRHLYIDPLSKLTKRELDVLKEISEGMTNKEIADFLFISEETVKVHTRNLLKKLKSRSRLEATIIYLKHRKTALI; this is encoded by the coding sequence ATGCATAATCATTCAGTCATGATAATTGATGATCATCCAATCATTCGTCACGGTCTAAAAGGTTTGATTGAATTAGAACGAGAACTCATTGTGACTGCCGAGACTGACAATGGTGAAGATGCGATTAATATCGCTTGCCAAATAAAGCCCGACATTATTTTGATAGATCTGAAAATTCATGGCCTTTCTGGGATTGATACGATTAAATCTCTTCGCCGAAAAGGGCTTGATTCCTATATTCTGGTGCTTTCTGATTCAGATAATCGCAGTGATATTTATGATGCGGTTGACGCAGGCGCGAATGGTTATTTATTAAAAGATATTGAACTTGATCCTCTGTTAAGCAACATAAAAAAAGCGATAGATGGTCATGCAGTGTTCAGCGAGAAAGTCCATCAATATTTATCCACACGCCACCTCTATATTGATCCGTTATCAAAATTGACTAAACGTGAATTGGATGTCTTGAAAGAAATTTCGGAAGGTATGACAAATAAAGAAATAGCTGACTTCCTTTTTATTTCAGAAGAAACCGTGAAAGTCCATACACGTAACTTATTGAAAAAACTTAAATCCCGATCCCGTCTTGAAGCCACTATCATCTATCTAAAACATAGAAAAACAGCATTAATCTAA
- a CDS encoding M15 family metallopeptidase codes for MMTPEMLTGLSTDHLVTLAGHHRLQFNATKAFLAMQKEAAKAGFKLQPASSFRDFTRQQIIWNEKFRGQRPVLDDNSQPIDISTLSEGELCKAILRWSALPGASRHHWGTELDVYDPFLLPQGKTLMLEPWEYEHGGYFAPLTEWLTENMSHYDFYRPFTRHDAGVAYEPWHISYWPLSHEAENLFDEQVLLSAWQDRDIAGIDWLQTNLSYIFERYIRVLG; via the coding sequence ATGATGACACCTGAAATGTTGACGGGCCTGTCCACGGATCATCTGGTCACACTCGCGGGTCATCATCGTTTGCAATTCAATGCCACCAAAGCATTTCTTGCCATGCAGAAAGAAGCCGCCAAAGCAGGTTTTAAGCTACAACCTGCCAGTTCATTTCGTGATTTCACACGTCAGCAAATTATCTGGAATGAGAAATTTCGCGGCCAACGTCCGGTATTGGATGATAATAGTCAACCGATTGATATCTCAACATTGAGTGAAGGTGAACTGTGTAAGGCTATCCTCCGTTGGTCTGCCCTGCCGGGAGCAAGCCGCCATCATTGGGGAACTGAGCTGGATGTGTATGATCCCTTTCTGCTGCCACAAGGCAAAACATTGATGCTGGAACCGTGGGAATATGAACATGGGGGTTACTTTGCGCCATTGACCGAGTGGCTGACAGAAAATATGTCCCATTATGATTTCTATCGCCCATTCACTCGACACGATGCCGGTGTCGCTTATGAACCGTGGCACATCAGCTACTGGCCTTTATCCCATGAAGCCGAAAATTTATTTGATGAACAAGTCCTGTTGAGTGCCTGGCAAGATCGTGATATCGCTGGCATTGATTGGTTACAAACCAACTTATCCTATATCTTTGAAAGATACATCAGAGTATTGGGATAA
- the bamC gene encoding outer membrane protein assembly factor BamC has product MATLLQTSKVMKVAGLSLVVFLAACSSDQRYKRQVNGDESYLETPPLKTLNIPGGMILPLQNGEYDVPSATSTGAVGKELDIRPPLQALALLTGSRIENSAQSSKLLLENTSEYSKLWSQVVSLLAKKNYQISQKDEAAQTLTTDWITWQRADENVPYQGRYHVSVSQQDYQTTLSVSSDGLKQGEQDITDPAAIQRYNVLMLNELAGGLSQQQEEAGQNNAKDSGALTVQSGSDNTGLAQIIVRAPYNVVWNRLPYALESIGMQVTDRTRSTGSIAVTYKGRSSSDWKALGVEEPSVREGNYKLQVGDLDNRSSLQFISEKGKPLTQSENDQMVAVLEAAFSKSTDK; this is encoded by the coding sequence ATGGCAACATTATTGCAAACATCAAAGGTCATGAAAGTTGCTGGCCTGTCATTAGTTGTTTTTTTGGCGGCTTGCTCCAGCGATCAGCGCTATAAACGTCAGGTAAACGGAGATGAATCCTATCTTGAAACACCTCCACTGAAAACATTGAATATACCGGGTGGAATGATATTACCGTTGCAAAACGGTGAATACGATGTTCCATCAGCGACTTCAACGGGTGCAGTGGGTAAAGAATTGGATATTCGTCCGCCATTGCAGGCTCTTGCGTTATTGACAGGTTCCCGCATTGAGAATAGCGCACAAAGCAGTAAATTGTTGCTTGAAAATACCTCGGAATACAGCAAATTGTGGTCACAGGTAGTCTCTCTATTGGCGAAGAAAAATTATCAGATCAGCCAAAAAGATGAGGCAGCACAAACATTGACAACGGATTGGATCACTTGGCAGCGTGCGGATGAAAACGTGCCTTATCAGGGGCGTTATCATGTTTCTGTTAGCCAGCAGGATTATCAGACAACACTGTCGGTTTCGAGCGATGGTTTGAAACAGGGTGAACAAGACATCACAGATCCGGCAGCAATCCAGCGTTACAATGTCTTGATGCTGAATGAATTGGCTGGTGGTTTAAGCCAGCAACAAGAGGAAGCAGGTCAGAATAATGCCAAAGATTCTGGCGCGTTGACCGTACAAAGTGGTAGCGATAACACAGGATTAGCACAAATTATTGTTCGTGCGCCATACAATGTCGTTTGGAACAGATTGCCATATGCGTTGGAAAGCATAGGAATGCAAGTCACGGATCGTACTCGCTCGACAGGTTCGATAGCCGTGACTTATAAAGGACGCAGTTCTTCGGATTGGAAAGCATTGGGAGTAGAAGAACCTTCTGTCAGAGAAGGTAACTACAAATTACAGGTAGGTGATTTGGATAACCGAAGCAGCTTGCAATTTATCAGCGAGAAAGGTAAACCGCTGACCCAGTCTGAAAATGATCAAATGGTGGCTGTGCTGGAAGCCGCATTCAGCAAATCCACAGACAAATAA
- the dapE gene encoding succinyl-diaminopimelate desuccinylase, with amino-acid sequence MICPVIDLAQQLIKRPSVSPDDQGCQELLIQRLQNIGFTIERMPFGDTLNFWAYRGTGVTFALAGHTDVVPAGDISQWQTPPFEPSIRNGMLYGRGAADMKGALAAMVVAAERFVMENPEHNGRLAFLITSDEEAKAVNGTVKVVETLMSRQERLDYCLVGEPSSQQRLGDIIKNGRRGSLTASLSIFGTQGHVAYPHLADNPIHHSLPFLQELVNTNWDNGNEFFPATSMQIANIQAGTGSNNVIPGKLSVQFNFRFSTELTDTEIRQQVEGMLKKHNLKYKLDWWLSGQPFLTCEGELVDATVESIEHFCGYKPELSTSGGTSDGRFIAGMGAQIVELGPINATIHKNDECVKTTDLQELSLIYQRIMEQLIK; translated from the coding sequence ATGATTTGCCCAGTCATTGATCTTGCTCAACAGTTAATCAAACGCCCTTCCGTCAGTCCTGATGATCAAGGCTGTCAGGAACTTCTCATTCAGCGTCTGCAAAATATCGGTTTCACGATAGAACGAATGCCTTTCGGTGATACCCTGAATTTCTGGGCTTATCGTGGAACAGGGGTCACATTTGCCCTTGCCGGACATACCGATGTCGTTCCTGCCGGTGATATTTCACAGTGGCAGACACCGCCTTTTGAACCCTCGATCCGCAATGGGATGCTATATGGTCGTGGTGCAGCTGACATGAAAGGCGCTTTGGCTGCAATGGTCGTGGCTGCTGAACGTTTTGTCATGGAAAATCCCGAACATAACGGTCGTCTTGCTTTTTTGATCACCTCCGATGAAGAGGCTAAAGCCGTCAACGGAACCGTCAAAGTCGTTGAAACCTTGATGTCACGCCAAGAACGACTGGATTATTGTTTAGTGGGCGAACCTTCCAGCCAACAACGCCTTGGGGATATAATCAAAAATGGGCGGCGCGGTTCGTTAACCGCCAGCCTGTCTATTTTCGGTACTCAGGGACATGTTGCCTACCCTCATCTGGCAGATAACCCTATTCACCATTCGTTGCCTTTTCTGCAGGAACTGGTTAATACCAACTGGGACAATGGCAATGAATTCTTCCCTGCAACCAGTATGCAAATTGCCAATATTCAAGCGGGAACCGGCAGCAATAACGTGATTCCGGGTAAATTATCGGTTCAATTTAATTTCCGTTTCAGCACTGAACTGACCGATACCGAAATCAGGCAGCAGGTTGAAGGTATGCTGAAAAAGCATAATCTGAAATATAAACTTGATTGGTGGCTATCAGGCCAACCTTTTCTGACCTGTGAAGGTGAGCTTGTTGATGCGACCGTTGAGTCCATTGAGCATTTCTGCGGATATAAACCAGAGCTATCAACCAGTGGCGGGACATCAGATGGACGTTTTATTGCCGGGATGGGTGCCCAAATTGTGGAATTGGGGCCAATTAATGCCACAATCCATAAAAATGATGAATGTGTTAAAACCACTGATTTACAGGAATTAAGCCTGATTTATCAACGCATCATGGAGCAATTAATCAAATGA
- a CDS encoding DUF441 domain-containing protein, which translates to MGHIDPTLLILLVLAGLGIISHNVTVTLAMLFLLMVRITPLNQFFPWVEKYGLTIGILILTVGVMAPIASGRISAQEIFSAFLNWKSLLAIAVGVIVSWLGSRGVDLMSNQPATVAGLLVGTILGVALFRGVPVGPLIAAGVLSLMIGKS; encoded by the coding sequence ATGGGCCATATTGATCCGACTTTACTCATCTTACTCGTGCTGGCGGGGCTTGGCATTATCAGCCATAACGTGACTGTGACTCTTGCCATGTTATTTTTGCTGATGGTTCGTATCACACCATTGAATCAGTTTTTTCCCTGGGTGGAAAAATATGGTCTGACGATAGGTATCCTGATTCTGACCGTCGGAGTCATGGCACCTATCGCAAGCGGTAGAATCTCTGCACAAGAAATCTTTAGCGCCTTTCTGAATTGGAAATCGCTGCTCGCGATTGCTGTTGGTGTGATTGTTTCATGGTTGGGAAGCCGTGGGGTAGATTTAATGTCTAATCAGCCTGCCACAGTGGCGGGGTTATTGGTTGGAACAATATTGGGTGTTGCCCTATTTAGGGGCGTTCCTGTTGGTCCATTGATTGCTGCCGGTGTTTTATCATTGATGATTGGCAAGTCATGA
- a CDS encoding ArsC family reductase: MSDTTSHKAITLYGIKNCDTIKKARRWLEDQEIPYQFHDYRVDGLSPELLQSFIEQTGWESLLNTRGTTWRQLSDEQKAAINNAEAAKVLMLEKPAIIKRPLLISVTEGTKASASAIEKYLLGFRTEQYQQFFSHE, from the coding sequence ATGTCGGATACCACTTCTCACAAAGCAATCACCCTCTACGGTATCAAAAACTGCGATACGATAAAAAAAGCACGTCGCTGGTTAGAAGACCAAGAGATCCCCTATCAGTTTCATGACTATCGTGTTGATGGTTTATCTCCCGAGCTACTCCAGTCATTTATTGAACAAACAGGTTGGGAGTCCTTGCTGAATACCCGGGGTACAACTTGGCGTCAGCTGTCTGACGAACAAAAAGCCGCTATCAATAATGCGGAAGCTGCTAAAGTACTCATGTTGGAAAAACCGGCAATAATAAAACGCCCTCTTCTGATCTCAGTCACAGAGGGAACAAAAGCATCGGCATCAGCAATAGAAAAGTATTTGCTCGGTTTCAGGACCGAACAATATCAACAATTCTTTTCGCATGAATAG
- a CDS encoding tRNA(Met) cytidine acetyltransferase TmcA, whose product MTVQGNEWEVLQAQMQQQGQRRLVVLSGDLQWSEAIVARLKTQFQGDWLTVSSYVPDAVEPTKAVSLLGREFLHGIFDATHGFNAEALAILAGTLKAGSWLVMRVPMWSQWTEQPDEDSLRWNESGGIIPAPHFIRHIQQQILMFPDVLLWRQETPLQLQPLSQAGLWQMPDGNPTVSQQTILNELLQASRGVWVITAPRGRGKSALAGMLVRHWHGKCWLCAPAKITTEVIRHYSGPSEQETPFWSVDNLLKYCRSKKDNKENQHNVDWLLIDEAAAIPTPQLAELIRYFPRVLLTSTVQGYEGTGRGFLLKLCAELPECQIRELKIPMRWAENDPLETWLDSALLFDDKKRLDDKFQIDGQLTYINLAKALSFYPIKQSMWLEQPALLGQFYGLLTSAHYRTSPLDLRRLLDGNEMEFLAAISCFPADKPQLVGALWMVNEGGLSPELAHEIWASRRRPRGNLVAQSLAAHAGFPLAATLKSQRVSRIAVQAQYRRRGIAQHLITQHLITRQCQGSHQHSLDFLSVSFGYTDELWSLWRKCGFQLVRMGTHREASSGCYTAMAILPLSEQGHRLAQSAQQQLSRDARELGKMLGFTLPITYDDDQRLNGRDWQELSGFAFAHRPLSASYFALQRLLLVSTLTLPALRKHIQQGIDIEQCACDLSLSGRKALLKRWRDEAAHALASIDEILANQWKSRVISYDPVEANCPHHPIDR is encoded by the coding sequence ATGACAGTACAGGGTAATGAGTGGGAAGTGCTGCAAGCACAGATGCAGCAACAGGGGCAGCGCCGTTTAGTTGTATTGAGTGGTGATCTTCAGTGGAGTGAAGCGATTGTTGCCCGGCTGAAAACACAGTTTCAGGGAGACTGGCTCACTGTTTCATCTTATGTTCCTGATGCAGTTGAACCGACAAAAGCGGTCAGCTTGCTGGGACGTGAATTCCTGCATGGTATTTTTGATGCTACTCATGGTTTTAATGCCGAAGCATTGGCAATACTGGCTGGCACATTGAAAGCAGGAAGCTGGTTGGTCATGCGTGTACCTATGTGGTCACAATGGACAGAACAGCCGGACGAAGATAGTTTGCGTTGGAATGAATCGGGCGGGATTATTCCTGCACCGCATTTTATTCGTCATATTCAGCAGCAGATCCTCATGTTTCCCGATGTATTGTTATGGCGTCAGGAAACTCCTTTGCAGTTACAGCCACTATCTCAGGCTGGTCTGTGGCAGATGCCGGATGGAAATCCAACAGTCAGCCAGCAAACTATTCTGAACGAACTATTACAGGCTTCGCGGGGAGTTTGGGTCATCACGGCCCCAAGAGGACGGGGAAAATCAGCACTGGCGGGCATGTTGGTGCGGCATTGGCATGGCAAATGCTGGTTATGTGCGCCGGCAAAAATTACTACCGAAGTTATCCGACACTACTCCGGGCCTTCAGAGCAAGAAACGCCATTTTGGTCAGTAGATAACTTATTGAAATATTGCCGATCCAAAAAAGATAACAAAGAAAATCAGCACAACGTTGATTGGTTATTGATTGATGAAGCGGCGGCTATCCCAACACCACAATTGGCTGAATTGATCCGCTATTTCCCTCGGGTATTGCTGACTTCAACCGTTCAGGGGTATGAAGGAACGGGACGTGGTTTTTTATTGAAACTATGTGCTGAATTGCCTGAATGCCAGATTCGGGAACTGAAAATCCCTATGCGTTGGGCTGAAAACGATCCCTTGGAAACCTGGCTGGATAGTGCCTTATTATTTGATGATAAAAAACGACTTGATGATAAGTTTCAGATAGATGGGCAGTTAACGTATATCAATCTTGCAAAGGCACTGAGTTTCTATCCCATAAAACAATCAATGTGGTTAGAACAACCTGCATTATTGGGGCAATTTTATGGACTATTGACTAGTGCACATTACCGTACATCCCCTCTGGACTTACGTCGATTGCTGGATGGTAATGAGATGGAATTTCTTGCGGCAATATCTTGTTTTCCCGCGGATAAGCCACAACTGGTCGGTGCGCTGTGGATGGTAAACGAAGGTGGTTTATCTCCAGAATTGGCACATGAGATATGGGCAAGCCGCCGCCGCCCAAGGGGAAATCTGGTGGCGCAATCTTTGGCGGCACATGCGGGTTTTCCTCTTGCCGCCACCCTGAAATCACAGCGGGTGAGTCGAATTGCCGTACAGGCACAATATCGTCGCCGTGGGATCGCACAACATTTAATAACTCAACATTTAATAACCCGACAGTGTCAAGGATCTCATCAGCACAGTTTGGATTTTCTTTCTGTCAGCTTTGGTTATACCGATGAACTTTGGTCACTTTGGCGAAAATGTGGTTTTCAGTTGGTGAGAATGGGAACACACCGGGAAGCCAGCAGTGGTTGCTATACAGCAATGGCTATTTTACCGTTGAGTGAACAGGGGCATCGGCTTGCCCAATCTGCACAGCAGCAATTATCCCGCGATGCACGGGAATTAGGCAAAATGCTTGGTTTTACTCTGCCGATTACCTATGACGATGACCAACGGCTCAATGGCCGTGATTGGCAGGAGTTATCCGGATTTGCATTTGCCCATCGCCCTTTGTCTGCTTCTTATTTTGCATTACAGCGGTTATTGCTGGTGAGCACGTTAACATTGCCGGCATTGCGAAAACACATTCAGCAGGGGATAGATATTGAACAGTGTGCATGTGATTTATCGTTGAGTGGGCGTAAAGCATTATTGAAACGCTGGCGAGATGAAGCCGCTCACGCATTGGCAAGTATAGATGAGATACTTGCCAATCAGTGGAAAAGCCGGGTTATTTCTTACGATCCTGTCGAGGCCAATTGTCCTCATCATCCCATTGATCGTTAA
- a CDS encoding ChaN family lipoprotein translates to MKTSTRIKSTFLACSLLFGTGVLGGCAVAPNNKQNTSQASFQTLPDALMQSGTLLDMKTGKAITPDELLEQLADYPRVVVGEKHDNPYHHQIELWLVQQLGQKRPHGSVLLEMINPNQQEKVNKVKSWLQGNPIVRDERVQQLLAWQQGWPWEWYGDLVMELMRAPYPLLAANLDRSEIDQAYKSHRAGNRVSLVSDEVKKRIEETIKNAHGKEIDEQHLSAMSQIQQMRDQRMAEQLVKAPSPALLFAGGYHAVKAMGTPQHVTKIAPNEKVVVFVIAEQGVSLNNEYADFVWFTPKVSKNITK, encoded by the coding sequence ATGAAAACATCTACCCGCATAAAATCGACTTTTTTAGCCTGTTCTCTTCTGTTTGGCACGGGTGTACTCGGCGGTTGTGCCGTTGCGCCCAATAACAAACAAAATACCTCTCAAGCGTCATTTCAAACGCTTCCTGACGCGTTAATGCAATCAGGTACCTTGCTTGATATGAAAACAGGGAAAGCAATCACTCCTGATGAATTGCTGGAACAGCTGGCTGACTATCCCCGGGTTGTTGTCGGTGAGAAACACGACAATCCTTACCATCACCAAATAGAGTTATGGCTGGTACAGCAACTGGGTCAAAAACGTCCACACGGTTCCGTATTACTTGAAATGATTAACCCGAATCAGCAAGAAAAAGTGAATAAAGTGAAAAGCTGGTTGCAGGGCAATCCCATTGTCAGGGATGAACGAGTCCAACAATTATTGGCGTGGCAGCAAGGCTGGCCGTGGGAATGGTACGGTGATTTGGTGATGGAGCTGATGAGAGCACCTTATCCGCTGTTAGCGGCAAACCTGGATCGTAGTGAAATTGATCAGGCATATAAGAGTCATAGAGCGGGTAATAGGGTATCGTTGGTTTCTGATGAAGTTAAAAAACGCATTGAAGAAACCATTAAAAACGCCCACGGTAAAGAGATCGATGAGCAACATCTCTCCGCTATGTCTCAAATCCAGCAGATGCGCGATCAACGAATGGCGGAACAATTGGTTAAAGCACCATCACCGGCTTTGTTATTTGCGGGTGGCTATCATGCAGTAAAAGCAATGGGCACACCTCAGCATGTGACTAAAATAGCGCCAAATGAAAAAGTGGTTGTCTTTGTTATTGCAGAACAGGGTGTTTCTTTGAATAACGAATACGCTGATTTTGTCTGGTTTACCCCCAAAGTGAGTAAAAATATCACTAAATAG
- the purC gene encoding phosphoribosylaminoimidazolesuccinocarboxamide synthase codes for MQKKAELYRGKAKTVYTTDNPDLLVLEFRNDTSALDGERIEQFDRKGMVNNKFNHFIMSKLEEAGIPTQMEQLLSDNESLVKKLDMVPVECVIRNRAAGSLVKRLGVEEGMVLNPPLFDLFLKDDAKHDPMVNESYCETFGWVSKAHLSEMKRLSYKANDVLSKLFDDAGLILVDFKLEFGLFKGQVILGDEFSPDGSRLWDKQTMDKMDKDRFRQSLGGLIEAYEEVARRIGVILD; via the coding sequence ATGCAGAAAAAAGCTGAATTGTATCGTGGAAAGGCAAAAACAGTGTATACCACTGATAATCCTGACCTGCTTGTGCTGGAATTCCGTAATGATACATCAGCATTGGATGGTGAACGCATAGAACAGTTTGATCGCAAGGGGATGGTGAATAATAAATTCAACCATTTCATCATGAGTAAACTGGAAGAAGCGGGCATCCCGACGCAAATGGAACAGCTATTGTCAGATAATGAATCTTTGGTGAAAAAACTCGATATGGTGCCCGTAGAGTGTGTTATTCGTAACCGTGCTGCGGGTTCCCTCGTGAAGCGATTGGGCGTTGAAGAGGGCATGGTGCTTAATCCACCCTTGTTTGATCTCTTCCTGAAAGATGATGCTAAACATGATCCAATGGTCAATGAATCTTATTGTGAAACCTTCGGTTGGGTTAGCAAAGCGCATCTGTCTGAGATGAAACGCCTCAGCTACAAAGCCAATGACGTATTGAGTAAATTGTTTGATGATGCGGGTTTGATTTTGGTGGATTTCAAATTGGAATTTGGCCTGTTCAAAGGTCAGGTCATATTGGGAGATGAATTTTCACCGGATGGTAGCCGCTTATGGGATAAGCAGACCATGGACAAAATGGACAAAGATCGTTTCCGCCAGAGTCTGGGTGGTTTGATTGAAGCGTATGAAGAAGTTGCACGCCGTATTGGTGTTATTTTGGATTAA